A section of the Methanosarcina mazei S-6 genome encodes:
- a CDS encoding 4Fe-4S binding protein translates to MKINDNCVGCGQCASFCKKGAIEVRGRARATDACVDCGMCIPYCPVKAIEVPA, encoded by the coding sequence ATGAAGATAAACGATAACTGTGTAGGGTGTGGCCAGTGCGCTTCTTTTTGCAAAAAGGGAGCAATAGAAGTAAGGGGGAGAGCACGGGCTACTGATGCCTGTGTGGATTGCGGGATGTGCATCCCCTACTGCCCTGTGAAAGCTATTGAGGTGCCGGCATGA
- the fpoA gene encoding F420H2 dehydrogenase subunit FpoA has product MIGDTMSGIIDSYIPVAIFLAVGLIMPPMTMFMVKQLSPRSKAASKYTTYESGSVPTGTARIQFNVEYYLYAIAFVLFDIEVLFLYPWATVYKGHGITSIAVVEMFVFIFILLFGYVYLWKKEALTWVK; this is encoded by the coding sequence TTGATAGGTGATACAATGTCTGGAATAATTGATAGCTATATACCGGTTGCCATATTTCTTGCCGTGGGACTGATCATGCCTCCCATGACAATGTTCATGGTAAAACAACTGAGTCCGAGGAGCAAAGCAGCCAGCAAATACACAACATACGAGTCGGGTTCCGTTCCAACAGGAACTGCAAGGATCCAGTTCAATGTTGAGTATTATCTCTATGCAATTGCTTTCGTTCTTTTTGATATTGAGGTGCTTTTCCTTTACCCTTGGGCTACAGTCTATAAGGGGCATGGGATTACCTCAATTGCAGTGGTTGAAATGTTTGTATTCATTTTCATACTGCTCTTCGGATATGTATATCTCTGGAAGAAGGAGGCCCTTACATGGGTGAAGTGA
- the fpoB gene encoding F(420)H(2) dehydrogenase subunit B, with translation MGEVKETKTNNSKENPEEEVPGVITTTTSAIHNFLKKTKAQDIINWGRKNSLWFMTQPMGCCGVEMIATGCAHYDTDRFGIIPRNSPRHADVMIISGYVTKKYLPALKRLWDQMPAPKWVIAMGDCAISGGPFYESYSTVQNIDEIFPIDVYIPGCPPRPEALIQGFVELQEKIKARKDRGTEY, from the coding sequence ATGGGTGAAGTGAAGGAGACAAAAACGAATAACTCAAAGGAAAACCCGGAAGAAGAAGTCCCCGGAGTCATCACAACAACTACAAGTGCAATCCACAATTTCCTCAAGAAAACAAAGGCTCAGGACATAATCAACTGGGGTCGAAAAAACTCTCTCTGGTTCATGACCCAGCCCATGGGCTGCTGCGGTGTGGAAATGATTGCAACCGGCTGCGCCCATTATGATACTGACCGTTTCGGGATTATTCCGAGGAACTCCCCAAGGCATGCGGATGTCATGATCATCAGCGGCTACGTGACAAAAAAGTATCTTCCGGCGTTAAAGAGGCTCTGGGACCAGATGCCTGCGCCCAAATGGGTTATTGCCATGGGGGACTGTGCAATCAGCGGCGGACCATTTTACGAGTCCTACAGCACTGTTCAGAACATCGACGAAATCTTCCCTATCGATGTATATATTCCGGGATGTCCCCCCAGACCTGAAGCCCTGATCCAGGGGTTTGTGGAACTGCAGGAAAAAATAAAAGCCAGAAAGGACCGGGGAACGGAATACTGA
- a CDS encoding phytoene desaturase family protein, whose translation MKTVVIGAGLGGLLSAARLSKAGHEVEVFERLPITGGRFTNLSYKGFQLSSGAFHMLPNGPGGPLACFLKEVEASVNIVRSEMTTVRVPLKKGNPDYVKGFKDISFNDFPSLLSYKDRMKIALLIVSTRKNRPSGSSLQAWIKSQVSDEWLIKFADSFCGWALSLKSDEVPVEEVFEIIENMYRFGGTGIPEGGCKGIIDALETVISANGGKIHTGQEVSKILIENGKAAGIIADDRIHDADLVISNLGHAATAVLCSEALSKEADAAYFKMVGTLQPSAGIKICLAADEPLVGHTGVLLTPYTRRINGVNEVTQADPELAPPGKHLTMCHQYVAPENVKNLESEIEMGLEDLKEIFPGKRYEVLLIQSYHDEWPVNRAASGTDPGNETPFSGLYVVGDGAKGKGGIEVEGVALGVMSVMEKVLG comes from the coding sequence ATGAAAACGGTTGTCATAGGTGCAGGACTTGGAGGGCTTTTAAGCGCTGCCCGTTTATCAAAAGCAGGGCATGAGGTTGAAGTTTTTGAAAGGCTTCCCATCACAGGTGGCAGGTTTACCAACCTCAGTTATAAAGGGTTCCAGCTATCCAGCGGAGCTTTCCACATGCTTCCCAACGGACCCGGAGGACCCCTTGCCTGTTTCCTCAAAGAAGTCGAAGCCAGTGTAAATATAGTGAGGTCAGAAATGACCACTGTACGCGTCCCCCTCAAGAAAGGAAACCCGGACTACGTGAAAGGCTTCAAAGATATTTCTTTCAATGATTTTCCTTCTCTTCTTTCCTATAAAGACCGAATGAAAATAGCCCTCCTGATTGTCAGCACAAGGAAAAACCGTCCATCCGGAAGCTCGCTTCAGGCCTGGATTAAGAGCCAGGTCAGTGATGAATGGCTGATAAAATTTGCCGATTCTTTCTGCGGCTGGGCTCTCAGCCTGAAAAGCGACGAAGTCCCGGTAGAAGAAGTTTTTGAGATAATTGAAAACATGTACCGGTTTGGAGGAACAGGTATCCCTGAAGGCGGGTGTAAAGGGATTATTGATGCCCTTGAAACCGTTATTTCAGCAAATGGAGGGAAAATACACACCGGACAGGAAGTCTCAAAAATCCTAATTGAAAACGGAAAAGCTGCAGGAATAATTGCCGATGACAGGATACATGATGCTGACCTGGTTATCAGTAATCTCGGCCATGCTGCAACTGCTGTGCTCTGCAGTGAAGCCCTCTCAAAAGAAGCAGATGCAGCCTACTTTAAAATGGTCGGGACTCTTCAGCCTTCCGCAGGCATAAAGATCTGTCTTGCAGCAGATGAGCCTCTTGTAGGTCACACAGGAGTTCTGTTAACCCCCTATACAAGGCGCATAAACGGTGTCAATGAAGTTACTCAGGCTGACCCCGAACTGGCCCCTCCGGGAAAGCACCTTACCATGTGCCACCAGTATGTTGCACCTGAGAACGTTAAGAACCTCGAATCCGAAATCGAAATGGGTCTTGAGGACCTGAAAGAGATTTTCCCGGGTAAGAGGTATGAAGTCCTTCTTATCCAGTCATACCATGACGAATGGCCTGTAAACAGGGCAGCTTCGGGCACTGACCCTGGAAATGAAACTCCTTTTTCCGGGCTTTATGTTGTTGGAGACGGAGCCAAAGGAAAAGGCGGCATAGAAGTCGAGGGAGTGGCTCTTGGAGTAATGTCGGTTATGGAAAAAGTCCTCGGTTGA